In the Bacillus sp. HSf4 genome, GTTTTCTACGACACCGTTGCGCACAAAATCGTTTTGATCGGCCGTTCCTTCATAACCGATCAGATCAATTCCGATGTTGTTATTGTCACGGACGACATTGCCGCTGATCGTGAAACCGTCAATGTTTCCGTTCAGCACGACCGCTTCACTCGCTCCGAGTGTCAGCTTTTCAACCGTATTGTCTTCGATCTTAATGTCTTTCATGCTGCCCGAGCCATAGACGGCAATTCCGTGGGCATTTCCGTCATCTGCTGTTGTCTTTATATCCCGAATATGATTGTTCTTCATGGTTATATGACTGCTGGAGCCTGATACATAAATTCCCATGGCGGTTGCTTCTTCAGATGATACAGACAGATCCTGAATCGTGAACCCGCTGATTGTAATGTTATGTTTATCATGAATATGAACGAGCGGTGTTTCATATTCTGCGTCTGTAACTGCTTCTCCGCTGATCACGACTTTTTCATTCTCATAGTTTCGGAATGTGACGGGGTTTTCGTCCGTCCCGCTGTGCTTCACATCAAGTGTTTCATGATATGTGCCTTCCCGAATCATGACGGTTGTGCCGGGGACAGCCTCTTTTGCGGCATGTGCCAATGTACGAAACGGCTTTTCTTTCGTGCCTTCATTTTGATCATTTCCATCTGGAGAAACATATAAGCAGTTTGCCGGTTCCGCTTCTTTCGCTCCTGTCTTATCGTAAGCTAAAGCGATGATAGCTGATAAAATACCTGCTGATAAAATAAAATACCATATTCTCATTTTCAGCACTCTTTTCTCTTTAATAATATGGATGACTATCACAATTATAGAATATCCATTTATGGAAAACCATCGCAAAAATATGAAAGGATCCCTCGGACTTCAGCGATGAGTGCTGCAACTGAACAAAAAAAGCCTCTGCTGCGCAGCAGAGGCTTTTATAAATATCGCAAATTCCGACCATTTGTTCATCGATTTAATTGAATTTTCCCACAGGGTGATTTTTCTTACGGAGCAAATGAATGAGGTAACCGCCTATTCCTCCCGCAAGCGCCGGGAGCAGCCATCCTAATCCTATGTTATACATCGGGAGAAACCGATTGAACACTTGATTGATAGCATCGATTTTTATGCCGGCAGCATTCAAGCCGTCAAAAAGGCTGATGATAAAGGTTAATATCAAACTGCCTTGATATACTTCCCTCCGCCCTTTAAATAAAGGGTGCAAAAATGTTAAAAATATTAAAGAAATCGCGATAGGATACAAAGTCGTTAATACAGGCATTGAAACATTAATGAGCTGTGTTAACCCTATATTTGCTACAAGGGTGCTGAATATAGATAAAGTGACCGCCATTTTTTTATAGGAGATGTTTAGGAACAATCCATGAAAAAATGAAGAGCACGCTGTGATCAGCCCTACACTCGTTGTTAGACAGGATACCGTAATCATCAAGCCCAAAAACACTGCACCATAGCTGCCGAAATAATAGGATGAAACCTTAGCCAAAACCGCGGCTCCATTTTCTAAAAGACCCAGTTTTTCAACGCTGGATGCCCCCATATATGAAAGGGCGGAATAAATAAGAGCCAGGAGTGCGGCAGCAATGGCTGTCGCTTTTGCACAAACGATCATGAGCTGTTTTTTAGAGGTGGCTCCCTTCTCTTTCATTGCATTCACAATAATAATTCCAAACACAAACGCGACAAGAGCATCCAATGTAAAATAGCCTTCTTTGAAGCCTTTAAAAAATACATTGGATGTATATCCTTCAGACGGCGCTTGAAAGCTTCCGATTGGCTGAATAATAGCGATCGCGACGAGCAATCCGATAAATGTTAATTTAATAGGTGTCAGAAATTTTCCAATGACATCAATAATTTTGCTTGGATTCAGGGATAGCAAGCATGCAACCGTGAAAAACAAAATTGAAAATATGATTAATGCCGCAGGGCCTGCATCATTTGATAAAAAAGGTTTGACTCCGATTTCAAACGATACATTACCGGATCTGGGAATCGCGTAAAAAGGGCCGATTGCCAAATAAAGGATGGTTGTAAATGCTATGCCAAAGAACGGATGTACACGGCTGGCCAATGATTGCAAATCATATTTGCCTGAAAAAACAAAAGCTGTGATTGCTAATAGCGGCAAGCCGACTCCGGTCACTAAAAATCCAGCATTGGCTGCCCATACCTTCTCTCCGGCCATTTGACCAAGCATAGGCGGAAAAATTAAATTTCCCGCACCAAAAAATAATGCAAACAGCATTAATCCGATAATGATAATAAAAGAATAAGGGATTTTTTTTGCCATCATAAGTCCTCCGATTTTTAGTACGTGCAACTGTTAGATCATTTAGTAGTTAATAGCTTTCAAAATAAATGTCCTGAATAGTCAGTAAATATTAAAAAAACGGCAATACTATCCCACTATAGTAGCTGTTGCCGGCATTGTCAAAGAATTAGTCAGTATAAAACGAAGCAAAATCCCTTTTAACGAGGCATATTTTAGAGGCGCATATGTTGATGGATTGCCGGCGATATGTTTTGGGGACACTCGATCATCGTGAGCGGCCATCGAAACGGTATGTTTGAATCGGCGGACATTGCCGGATAAAGCGAGGCGTATCCGGTGTGCGGCGGCTTTCCCCGCGGAGAGTCCCTGCCATGACAAAAAAACCTTGAACGACTATAGCCAATCAAGGTTTCGATAAGAGTGTTCCATATGATATTCAGAAAAAATGACGGGCCGCGGCAATTATTTTACTTCCACCAATAAAAA is a window encoding:
- a CDS encoding right-handed parallel beta-helix repeat-containing protein, whose product is MRIWYFILSAGILSAIIALAYDKTGAKEAEPANCLYVSPDGNDQNEGTKEKPFRTLAHAAKEAVPGTTVMIREGTYHETLDVKHSGTDENPVTFRNYENEKVVISGEAVTDAEYETPLVHIHDKHNITISGFTIQDLSVSSEEATAMGIYVSGSSSHITMKNNHIRDIKTTADDGNAHGIAVYGSGSMKDIKIEDNTVEKLTLGASEAVVLNGNIDGFTISGNVVRDNNNIGIDLIGYEGTADQNDFVRNGVVENNTVYHNSTYGNPAYGDDYSAGGIYVDGGQRIDIKKNIVYENDIGIEATSEHRGKYADDVQITDNTVYENAYTGISIGGYDNKRGGTSNSVIAHNIMYRNDTKGLYGGQLLLQYDTKNNNIEKNIMTASDSRIFIANDFTKNDENIVNHNVYHKEAGKDGLWIWKKNEYDSFSSYQKATNQDQESIYADPMYRDEKSYDFTLDPDSPAWSVMK
- the brnQ gene encoding branched-chain amino acid transport system II carrier protein; translated protein: MAKKIPYSFIIIIGLMLFALFFGAGNLIFPPMLGQMAGEKVWAANAGFLVTGVGLPLLAITAFVFSGKYDLQSLASRVHPFFGIAFTTILYLAIGPFYAIPRSGNVSFEIGVKPFLSNDAGPAALIIFSILFFTVACLLSLNPSKIIDVIGKFLTPIKLTFIGLLVAIAIIQPIGSFQAPSEGYTSNVFFKGFKEGYFTLDALVAFVFGIIIVNAMKEKGATSKKQLMIVCAKATAIAAALLALIYSALSYMGASSVEKLGLLENGAAVLAKVSSYYFGSYGAVFLGLMITVSCLTTSVGLITACSSFFHGLFLNISYKKMAVTLSIFSTLVANIGLTQLINVSMPVLTTLYPIAISLIFLTFLHPLFKGRREVYQGSLILTFIISLFDGLNAAGIKIDAINQVFNRFLPMYNIGLGWLLPALAGGIGGYLIHLLRKKNHPVGKFN